A section of the Cottoperca gobio chromosome 17, fCotGob3.1, whole genome shotgun sequence genome encodes:
- the aknad1 gene encoding AT-hook-containing transcription factor, translated as MEGEPEDSDEDVQGDEKPTVFWEKSIQQSIFVDLSEDESLHLSDLESSLAFHLSQAESAASEASIHLSGSAELLAFDVTSSESSVISSQSEKVVESKTKSSILHVSAQRPNTMQDEHTLKHEGPGQDTSDEDQEDLPYDGDLVSRYFNQTANSEGNMSSEGNMSSEGRDTAQASPDVPGLFECNTRDRDDIIEGLVSVERNAEQQETLSQEDPDTERHKRFASSKPSEAAPPCPCPSDINQLLLRHFSQEELLRPGRLIEAETLPEVSLLESVDDTVFSWRPTHYSTIINSHHSESLAGNSEMNQSFCSDRTGEKSASTNSSLEEEAGREMDSSWDTSAVDVERQEKAEEDDQVQRGPLVRTRSFSDIKYGQGQVHYPLPDFSKVAPKVKIPKAPSGPARPVPQSPSTMHRAQSSPGMLDLINRVLEDSVQPSEKPYVFKEEHKQTAPALVHHLQAEYDKLLTKYAEAENLIDQMRIGANAQPSSELMLFLQCEDDHLGSLVEGSHLGSVAPPLPPSANFSEKRETTPHNNIKEGNTTPSSQPEEGPSDGERMTAELRDIISHFMQKVEELKLSVSNMSASTSEHQMMLRSIMEAQDQLERKYISKKEEHRALEMQNYMGLCRNTGTFDPNRLVEGDIFRIGMHLEDIKEMIDKNVCEQISPPHSSSTPTHMKEMLHVKPSPLCMPTPSPPPSLHERPSADFSTLAYKMEAQKEEEEEEEVEEASDVHEDEALQQSSELITTHSLLKNTEHSSCHKRSSLGSLEGLEIQTAEAEEERSCVSSEARDHSNILAHLSGSISSSRLKQWTPDSCSTPDSVLHPADECDLGENVSLAVEVSSSSDAPRHSEPPLNTSSVSQRIVSPETDSGFGSSYLNQSASGPFQPNLLTESVQSQNDGLSSSDSEGSNLQTAIHPATQRWASPHPSVQTQCLIAVAVERWVESTTKEPSVRLQGSEHSLPALLHHHASEPALSITMDTEERGSPLDSCSCNSEAILALQSEVSRLKKDLEEGLVQLPHLAQKMDYLSSKYRQNRQERKSKTRPQTHHRPACNSVWKPSSSTHNLSDLSSSQKRIEDWISSDMDPSKSKDTDTGDTAGSEIVLQCHNSLVGSRRGSCNVHSAPEFQYKLHEALQSNRGSEGNGKASDSHAKQRPQMLLMFPRSAAIMESFHSKERWSLLSSPSLQKPLLQVSYGSSCSLPASYKVREPPLHTMSHHRKRSTQSDTALLPSNVYFQRTPSPASVPPKTGSRTGRRRRSKEEEMNRTLEQAIEVARSMKRTTDRMAMRLSADLAEAHLHRKLRSQQPAGGRKHHHNKQSTDQFTL; from the exons ATGGAGGGGGAACCTGAGGATTCAGATGAGGATGTTCAGGGAGATGAAAAGCCCACAGTGTTCTGGGAGAAGAGCATTCAGCAGAGCATCTTTGTTGACCTGAGTGAGGATGAAAGTCTGCACCTCAGTGATTTGGAGAGTTCTTTAGCCTTTCACCTGTCCCAGGCCGAGTCTGCTGCCTCCGAGGCCAGCATACATCTCAGTG GGAGCGCTGAACTGTTAGCCTTTGATGTCACCTCCTCAGAGTCCAGTGTTATCAGCAGTCAGAGTGAGAAGGTGGTAGAGAGCAAGACCAAGAGCAGCATATTGCATGTGTCTGCCCAAAGACCAAACACCATGCAAGATGAGCATACCTTAAAGCATGAGGGCCCAGGGCAAGATACCAGTGACGAGGATCAGGAGGACTTACCTTATGATGGTGACCTCGTAAGCCGCTATTTCAACCAAACAGCTAACTCTGAAGGCAATATGAGCTCTGAGGGCAATATGAGCTCTGAGGGAAGAGACACAGCTCAGGCAAGTCCTGATGTTCCTGGTTTGTTTGAATGTAATACAAGGGATAGAGATGATATTATTGAAGGATTGGTTTCTGTTGAGCGTAACGCTGAGCAACAAGAAACTTTGTCGCAAGAAGATCCCGACACCGAACGGCACAAACGTTTTGCTTCTTCCAAGCCAAGTGAGGCTGCTCCACCATGCCCTTGTCCTTCAGATATAAACCAGTTGTTGCTGCGACACTTCTCCCAGGAGGAGTTGCTGCGACCAGGACGGCTGATCGAGGCGGAGACCCTGCCGGAGGTGTCCCTGCTGGAGAGCGTGGATGACACTGTTTTTAGCTGGCGTCCAACACACTACAGCACAATAATTAATAGTCACCACTCAGAGAGCCTTGCTGGTAATTCTGAGATGAATCAGAGTTTCTGCTCCGACAGGACTGGTGAGAAGAGTGCATCAACAAATTCAAGTTTagaggaagaagcaggaagGGAAATGGACAGCAGTTGGGATACAAGTGCCGTAGATGTAGAGAGGCAGGAAAAGGCCGAAGAGGATGATCAGGTTCAGAGAGGCCCACTTGTGCGCACCAGGTCCTTCAGCGACATTAAGTATGGCCAAGGCCAAGTCCACTACCCACTCCCTGACTTCTCCAAGGTTGCCCCCAAGGTGAAAATCCCTAAAGCTCCAAGCGGACCAGCCAGACCTGTTCCTCAGAGCCCCAGCACCATGCACAGAGCCCAGTCCTCTCCGGGGATGTTAGATTTGATCAACAGAGTCCTGGAGGATTCAGTCCAGCCATCAGAGAAGCCCTATGTCTTCAAAGAAGAGCACAAACAGACTGCTCCAGCACTGGTGCATCACCTGCAG GCTGAATATGATAAATTACTAACCAAATATGCTGAAGCAGAGAACCTTATAGATCAAATGAGAATAGGAGCCAAC GCGCAGCCCTCCTCAGAACTGATGCTGTTTTTACAGTGTGAGGATGATCATCTGGGAAGTTTAGTTGAGGGAAGCCATCTTGGATCCGTGGCTCCTCCCCTTCCCCCGTCAG CAAACTTTagtgagaaaagagaaacaaccCCCCACAACAACATTAAGGAGGGGAACACAACTCCCTCCAGCCAGCCTGAGGAGGGTCCCAGTGATGGGGAAAGAATGACTGCTGAGCTGAGAGACATCATCAGCCATTTCATGCAGAAG GTGGAAGAATTAAAATTGAGCGTGAGCAACATGTCAGCGAGCACATCAGAACATCAAATG ATGTTGAGGAGCATTATGGAGGCTCAGGACCAACTGGAGAGAAAATACATCAGTAAGAAGGAGGAGCACAGAGCTCTGGAGATGCAAAACTACATGGGCCTGTGCAGGAACACTGGCACCTTTGACCCAAACAG GCTAGTGGAGGGAGACATATTCAGGATAGGGATGCACCTTGAGGACATAAAGGAGATGATAGACAAAAACGTGTGTGAGCAGATTTCTCCACCCCACTCATCCTCCACTCCCACGCACATGAAAGAGATGCTGCATGTGAAGCCCAGTCCTCTCTGCATGCCCACACCCTCACCTCCACCATCCCTGCATGAG AGGCCAAGTGCAGATTTTTCCACTTTGGCTTACAAGATGGAGgcacagaaagaggaagaagaagaggaggaagtggaggaggccAGTGATGTCCATGAAGATGAAGCATTACAGCAAAGCAGTGAACTCATAACAACTCACTCTTTACTGAAAAATACTGAACACAGCTCCTGCCATAAAAG GAGCTCACTGGGCTCTCTGGAGGGACTGGAAATCCAGacagctgaagctgaagaagagaGGAGCTGTGTCTCCTCAGAGGCGAGAGATCACAGTAACATCTTAGCACACCTGAGTGGAAGCATCTCGTCCTCAAGACTGAAGCAGTGGACACCCGACAG TTGCAGCACCCCGGATAGTGTCTTGCACCCAGCTGATGAATGTGATCTTGGTGAGAATGTGAGTCTGGCTGTGGaggtctcctcttcctctgatgCACCCAGACACTCAGAGCCTCCTCTCAACACCTCATCTGTATCACAG AGGATTGTTAgcccagagacagacagtggatTTGGGAGCTCATACTTGAATCAATCAGCCTCCGGACCGTTTCAACCAAATCTGCTCACAGAGAG TGTGCAGTCTCAGAATGATGGTTTGAGTAGCTCAGACAGCGAGGGCTCCAACCTGCAGACAGCCATTCACCCGGCCACCCAGCGGTGGGCCAGTCCCCACCCATCTGTCCAAACACAGTGTCTTATAGCAGTGGCTGTGGAGCGCTGGGTGGAGAGCACCACTAAAGAGCCTTCAGTCAGGCTGCAGG GATCTGAACACAGCCTGCCTGCCCTGCTCCATCACCACGCATCTGAACCCGCTCTCAGCATCACCATGGatacagaagagagaggaagccCACTGGACTCCTGCTCTTGTAATAG TGAGGCGATCCTGGCCTTGCAGTCCGAGGTATCCCGGCTGAAGAAGGACCTGGAGGAAGGCTTGGTCCAGCTGCCTCACCTAGCACAGAAGATGGACTATCTCTCCTCCAAATACAGGCAGAATCGTCAGGAGCGCAAGTCTAAAACCAGACCCCAGACCCACCACAGACCAGCCTGCAACAG TGTGTGGAAGCCTTCAAGTAGCACACACAATTTGAGCGATCTCAGTTCCAGTCAGAAGAGGATAGAGGACTGGATCTCTTCAGACATGGACCCCAGCAAGAGCAAAG ATACAGACACTGGTGACACAGCTGGCTCTGAGATTGTGTTGCAGTGCCACAATTCACTAGTAGGGAGCAGGAGAGGCAGCTGTAATGTGCACTCTGCACCTGAGTTTCAATATAAACTTCATGAGGCGCTGCAATCCAACAGAG GGTCAGAGGGAAATGGGAAGGCTTCTGACAGCCATGCCAAGCAAAGACCACAAA TGCTTCTCATGTTTCCGCGGTCAGCAGCCATCATGGAGAGTTTTCACTCGAAGGAGAGGtggtctcttctctcctctccgtctcttcaGAAGCCCCTTCTCCAGGTCAGCTAcggctcctcctgcagcctgccTGCAAG CTACAAAGTGAGGGAGCCACCGCTGCACACCATGTCCCATCACAGAAAGCGCTCCACCCAGTCAGACACGGCACTCCTGCCCAGTAATGTGTACTTCCAGCGGACACCGTCCCCAGCATCAGTGCCGCCAAAGACTGGCAGCAGGACAGGCAGACGCAGAAGGAGCAAG GAGGAAGAAATGAATAGAACTCTAGAGCAGGCTATTGAGGTGGCCCGCAGCATGAAGAGGACCACCGACAGAATGGCCATGAGACTGTCAGCTGACCTGGCTGAGGCTCATCTCCACAGGAAACTGcgcagccagcagccagcagggggcaggaAACACCATCATAACAAGCAGAGTACAGATCAGTTCACGCTGTAA